A part of Flavobacteriaceae bacterium GSB9 genomic DNA contains:
- a CDS encoding DUF6298 domain-containing protein encodes MKTRWTKHIKHCVLLFVLACPSIAFVHFTTTKNSPIHITKTGQLEYKIEANGDRVPDYSYCGYKASESSIPNIPVVLAIEETNEDATRLIQSAIDYVSNLPLNNHGFRGTILLKPGTYKISGSLKMSTSGVVLRGSDSGENGTRLLATGIDRATLIRVIGKNNKNLNQPVELEEKYFPVNTSVLTFTDKHNFEVGDKIIINRPSTKEWIESIGAGKIGAYVDYPLTVWEPGDFDMNWDREVVAVTEKSIRLDAPLTNGLNPEYGKSTVSKYNWDGRINNVGIENLQCVSTFNEPNKKDENHRWMAISMENVYDSWVRRVTAKNFVSSAVAIWDTAKRITVEDCKSLNPVGEIGNYRRYAFQTQGQQILFQRCYAEYGYHAFSVGFTTPGPNAFVQCYSYLPYNFSGAIGGWSSGILFDKMTVDGGSISFDYRDVDGQGGGWSTANSFSWQTRAAKIHLSKPPEAQNWAYGSWGQGYGDGHHELQHTFIKPESLFYAQLEARTGEKSIEEDKIMVYETSSTTAPITELTKEYSGLSKSPDLTMDVWIDKMIEKYPIVSDTSDALEWDKSKILNKREPKKTTFPVAIKNGKITINDKIVSNGRDRTSLWRGSTRPSQLKRSRPNLVRFVPGREGRGLTDNLDTLVADMQIKNTSVMQNFPSLWYERRRDDHARTRRADADVWAPFYEQPFSRSGEGEAFDRLSKYDLTKWNTWYWLRLKQFTDLADANGLIFIQEHYLQHNIIEEGAHWTDYPWRTANNINNTQFAENPHYAGDKRIYMAEAFYDTTNVARKQLHKQYIQKSLDEFKDNTNIIHHLGWEYTGPVHFVQFWLDEIAAWEKENSTDVLVMLPGTKDIQDAILSDAKRSKLVDIIDIIQWKYRDDGTLYAPPGGVSLAARQYARIMNPGKTTFEQIYRAVSEYRTKYPKKAVVFSQRGAPFSNWATFMAGGSLASLPGVKDNQFYKDAANMESYSVENNHSKSYVLGKKGLGYIIFSEQKEVQIDLKNDKKDYRLFWINPETGQITPTETVINSSVKQLEFPNEGLIVAWLRKQ; translated from the coding sequence ATGAAAACCCGATGGACAAAACATATAAAACATTGTGTTTTGTTATTTGTTCTAGCATGCCCATCTATTGCGTTTGTCCATTTTACTACAACAAAGAACTCACCAATACATATTACCAAAACAGGTCAGTTAGAATATAAAATTGAAGCTAACGGCGACCGCGTTCCAGATTATTCTTACTGTGGCTATAAAGCTTCAGAAAGCTCCATACCCAATATTCCTGTGGTTTTGGCAATTGAGGAAACAAATGAAGATGCCACACGGTTAATACAATCGGCGATTGATTATGTATCCAATTTACCTTTAAATAACCATGGATTTCGAGGAACAATTTTACTTAAACCAGGTACTTACAAAATAAGTGGTAGCCTAAAAATGTCCACAAGTGGTGTGGTGTTAAGAGGAAGTGACTCTGGAGAAAACGGCACCAGACTTTTGGCAACAGGAATAGACAGGGCAACACTAATCCGGGTTATAGGTAAGAATAATAAAAATTTAAATCAACCTGTTGAACTTGAAGAAAAATACTTTCCTGTAAACACTTCGGTTCTAACCTTTACAGATAAGCACAATTTTGAGGTAGGCGATAAGATTATTATAAACCGACCATCAACCAAAGAATGGATCGAAAGCATTGGAGCCGGTAAAATTGGGGCTTATGTTGATTATCCGCTTACAGTTTGGGAGCCAGGAGATTTCGACATGAATTGGGATAGAGAGGTGGTTGCCGTTACTGAAAAATCCATAAGGCTTGATGCGCCTCTAACAAATGGATTAAATCCCGAATACGGAAAATCAACCGTTTCTAAGTATAATTGGGATGGTCGAATTAACAATGTTGGCATTGAAAACCTACAATGTGTTTCCACCTTTAATGAGCCCAATAAAAAAGATGAAAACCACCGCTGGATGGCCATTAGTATGGAAAACGTTTACGATTCTTGGGTACGCCGCGTTACTGCAAAAAACTTTGTGAGTTCGGCAGTTGCGATTTGGGACACCGCCAAGCGTATTACCGTTGAAGATTGTAAATCGTTAAATCCAGTTGGCGAAATTGGCAATTACCGCCGGTATGCATTTCAAACACAAGGCCAGCAAATACTGTTTCAACGTTGTTATGCCGAATATGGCTATCATGCCTTTTCAGTAGGCTTCACAACGCCGGGACCCAATGCATTTGTGCAGTGCTACTCTTACTTGCCGTATAATTTTAGTGGTGCTATTGGCGGTTGGTCAAGTGGTATTTTGTTTGATAAAATGACTGTTGATGGTGGTAGCATTAGTTTTGATTATCGCGATGTTGACGGGCAGGGCGGAGGTTGGAGCACCGCAAACTCTTTTAGCTGGCAAACTCGAGCAGCTAAAATTCACTTATCAAAACCGCCCGAAGCACAAAATTGGGCTTATGGGAGTTGGGGACAAGGTTACGGCGACGGACACCACGAATTGCAGCACACTTTTATAAAACCAGAGAGTTTGTTTTATGCCCAATTAGAAGCCCGTACAGGTGAAAAATCGATTGAGGAAGATAAAATTATGGTTTATGAAACGAGTAGTACCACGGCACCCATAACAGAATTGACTAAAGAGTACAGTGGACTGTCTAAATCACCCGACTTGACAATGGACGTTTGGATTGATAAAATGATTGAAAAATATCCTATTGTTTCTGATACTTCCGATGCTTTAGAATGGGACAAAAGTAAAATTCTGAATAAAAGGGAACCAAAGAAAACAACTTTCCCCGTTGCAATTAAAAATGGAAAAATCACAATTAACGATAAAATAGTTTCTAATGGAAGAGACAGAACTTCATTATGGAGAGGCTCCACAAGGCCATCGCAGTTAAAACGATCCCGACCTAATTTAGTGCGGTTTGTTCCTGGAAGGGAAGGACGTGGATTAACCGATAATTTAGATACTTTGGTAGCCGATATGCAGATAAAAAATACCTCGGTAATGCAAAATTTTCCATCACTTTGGTATGAAAGAAGAAGGGACGATCACGCCAGGACACGACGTGCCGATGCCGATGTGTGGGCACCGTTTTATGAACAGCCGTTCAGTCGAAGTGGAGAAGGCGAGGCTTTTGATCGTTTGAGCAAATACGATTTAACCAAATGGAACACGTGGTATTGGTTAAGGTTAAAGCAATTTACTGATTTAGCCGACGCAAATGGATTAATATTCATTCAAGAACATTACCTGCAACACAATATAATTGAAGAAGGTGCGCATTGGACCGATTATCCTTGGCGAACCGCCAATAATATAAATAACACGCAATTTGCTGAAAACCCGCATTATGCTGGAGACAAGCGTATTTACATGGCTGAGGCGTTTTACGATACCACTAATGTAGCTAGGAAACAATTGCATAAGCAATATATCCAAAAAAGTTTGGATGAGTTTAAAGATAATACCAATATCATTCACCATTTGGGATGGGAATACACGGGGCCTGTTCATTTTGTTCAGTTTTGGTTGGATGAAATAGCCGCTTGGGAAAAGGAAAATAGCACAGATGTTTTGGTCATGTTGCCTGGAACGAAAGACATACAGGACGCTATTTTATCAGACGCAAAACGTTCTAAATTGGTAGATATTATAGATATTATTCAATGGAAATATAGAGATGATGGTACATTATACGCACCTCCGGGCGGGGTAAGTTTGGCAGCGCGTCAATATGCAAGAATAATGAATCCCGGTAAAACGACTTTTGAGCAAATTTATAGGGCAGTATCAGAATATCGAACCAAATACCCTAAAAAGGCAGTAGTATTTTCACAGCGGGGCGCTCCGTTTTCTAATTGGGCCACATTTATGGCTGGAGGCTCGTTGGCATCATTGCCAGGAGTTAAAGACAACCAATTTTATAAAGATGCTGCTAACATGGAAAGTTATTCGGTGGAAAACAATCATTCGAAATCTTACGTGTTAGGAAAAAAAGGGCTTGGTTATATTATTTTCAGTGAGCAAAAGGAAGTTCAAATTGATTTAAAAAACGATAAAAAAGATTACCGATTATTTTGGATCAATCCCGAAACGGGCCAAATAACACCCACCGAAACCGTTATAAATAGTTCAGTTAAACAACTGGAATTTCCAAACGAAGGCCTTATAGTGGCATGGCTTCGAAAACAATAA
- a CDS encoding T9SS type A sorting domain-containing protein, translated as MKKNYTPRVLSRWFLMPFLSLTFMFFTTCFLGVFAQNPVVKIDFDQGGRQTSEVGEPGYTPWVVTSTSSVSESGITFTLSKFGSFGDGLGTGWWKEGIQSPNDAKLVGDGAKVDGGTANDGGQLELRISGLAEGTHSLLVFLNQVSSDVYTYSPIDISVDGNLVEDNIVPTVRALTPASSASAYLTFDATSGNDVVILFSAETSGSEDVKNVMINGFELNTPNIFNQATDPIPAHNNEHAELSSGSILLQWTPADSAISQNIYFGTDEIAVANANTTSSEYMGNQYVGNDSYQVNSLYTGETYFWRIDQITSGGEVTQGNVWRFRPAQLAFPGAEGYGRFARGGRGGKVVVVSNLNDSGVGSLRYAVENVTGPRTIVFNVSGIIELYSRLVCNTPYITIAGQTAPGKGVTIKGSSLGLGSHDIIVQNIRVRLGYNWNADMGGMGLKGDHNIIDHCSISWTVDEAISSRDAGNVTFQHSLVSEALNAADHLNYPSGTEHGYAASIGGGTGSFHHNLLAHNYGRNWSLAGGLDGGGFYKGYLDITNNVVYNWGSRTTDGGAKEVNFVGNYYKPGPGTEKKQYALIMDHENVGEGMQRAFFEGNKMLGVFDETNQEAGRLSRDSNGADTQYETFVNSPFFPSYVETQSVDHAYKLVLSDVGCTQPVMDDHDKRMVTETLAGTYSVTGSVTGKKGFPDREADSGGYENYPFITRPADWDSDSDGLPNWYETIIGTNLNSPVGDFSDANNDGDLDGYTNLDDYLQWMSLPHYNSVSGETINIDLHELSRGFESSPSYEVSNVVNGSINLNGNILEFTPNAEGLASFDFTVTDSENDSMTRTVNILNGFDVALAIEEKIIEDLKIWPIPNNGTFSIRMKSDFDQSEFKLFDVLGKEISNGIIEANQANEINVSSKGIFVLKLIDSKSKQILHTQKIIVK; from the coding sequence ATGAAAAAAAATTATACCCCAAGAGTATTAAGTAGATGGTTTTTAATGCCTTTTCTTAGCCTAACATTTATGTTTTTTACTACTTGTTTTTTAGGTGTTTTTGCCCAAAATCCTGTAGTGAAAATTGATTTTGACCAAGGAGGAAGGCAAACATCAGAGGTAGGTGAACCTGGTTACACGCCGTGGGTTGTTACCAGTACATCTTCTGTTTCCGAAAGCGGAATAACCTTTACCCTTTCTAAATTCGGAAGTTTCGGTGATGGTTTAGGAACGGGTTGGTGGAAAGAAGGAATTCAATCTCCCAACGATGCCAAGCTAGTAGGTGATGGTGCCAAAGTAGACGGCGGTACAGCAAACGATGGAGGACAATTGGAACTTCGTATTAGTGGTTTGGCTGAAGGCACACATTCTCTACTTGTATTTTTAAATCAGGTTAGCAGCGATGTCTACACTTATAGTCCAATCGATATTTCTGTTGATGGTAATTTGGTTGAGGATAATATTGTGCCAACTGTTAGGGCATTAACACCAGCTAGCTCAGCATCTGCATATTTAACGTTTGATGCTACCTCTGGTAATGATGTGGTTATTTTATTTTCAGCCGAAACTTCTGGCTCAGAAGATGTAAAAAATGTAATGATAAATGGTTTTGAACTCAATACACCAAACATTTTTAACCAAGCGACAGATCCTATTCCTGCCCACAACAATGAACATGCTGAATTGAGCTCGGGTAGTATTTTATTGCAATGGACTCCAGCTGATAGTGCTATTTCTCAGAATATTTATTTTGGTACCGATGAAATAGCTGTTGCGAATGCTAACACCACTTCATCAGAATACATGGGAAATCAATATGTAGGAAATGATTCATACCAAGTGAACAGTTTGTATACTGGAGAAACATACTTTTGGCGAATAGACCAAATAACCTCGGGTGGAGAGGTTACACAAGGTAATGTTTGGCGTTTTCGGCCAGCACAATTGGCGTTTCCAGGTGCAGAAGGTTATGGACGTTTTGCTCGTGGTGGTCGTGGCGGAAAAGTAGTGGTGGTCTCTAACCTAAATGATAGTGGTGTTGGTAGTTTGAGATATGCCGTCGAAAACGTTACGGGGCCTAGAACTATTGTTTTTAATGTTTCTGGAATTATAGAGCTTTATTCACGTTTAGTTTGTAATACACCATATATAACCATTGCTGGCCAAACGGCTCCTGGAAAAGGTGTTACCATTAAAGGAAGTTCTTTAGGTTTAGGAAGCCACGATATTATTGTGCAAAATATAAGGGTACGTTTGGGATATAATTGGAATGCCGATATGGGCGGTATGGGTCTAAAAGGTGACCACAATATTATAGACCACTGCTCTATTAGTTGGACCGTGGATGAGGCTATTAGTTCTCGTGATGCCGGTAACGTAACGTTTCAACATTCTTTGGTTTCTGAAGCATTAAACGCTGCAGATCATTTAAATTATCCTTCTGGTACAGAACACGGTTATGCCGCTTCAATTGGAGGTGGCACAGGTAGTTTTCACCATAATTTATTGGCTCACAATTACGGTCGTAACTGGAGTTTAGCAGGTGGATTAGATGGCGGCGGTTTCTATAAAGGATATCTAGATATAACCAATAACGTAGTATATAATTGGGGTTCAAGAACTACTGATGGAGGTGCCAAGGAAGTTAATTTTGTTGGAAACTATTACAAACCTGGACCTGGTACAGAAAAAAAACAGTATGCTTTAATCATGGATCATGAAAATGTTGGAGAAGGTATGCAACGTGCTTTTTTTGAAGGTAATAAAATGCTCGGGGTTTTTGACGAAACTAATCAAGAAGCAGGAAGGCTCTCTAGAGATTCTAATGGCGCTGATACGCAATATGAAACTTTTGTTAATAGCCCATTTTTTCCTTCTTATGTAGAAACACAATCAGTAGATCATGCTTATAAATTGGTATTATCTGATGTTGGTTGTACGCAACCGGTTATGGATGACCACGATAAAAGGATGGTTACAGAAACTTTAGCGGGAACATATTCGGTTACAGGTAGCGTAACAGGTAAAAAAGGATTCCCTGATCGTGAGGCCGACTCTGGTGGCTACGAAAACTATCCGTTTATAACGCGTCCGGCTGATTGGGATTCTGATAGTGATGGTTTGCCTAACTGGTACGAAACAATAATTGGGACTAACTTAAATTCTCCTGTTGGCGATTTTTCAGATGCTAATAACGATGGAGATTTGGACGGTTACACCAATCTTGATGATTATTTGCAATGGATGTCTTTACCACACTATAATTCAGTAAGTGGAGAAACCATCAATATAGATTTGCATGAATTATCTAGAGGTTTTGAGAGTAGTCCTTCGTATGAAGTTTCAAATGTTGTAAATGGTAGCATAAACTTAAATGGTAATATTTTAGAGTTTACGCCCAATGCAGAAGGGTTAGCATCTTTTGATTTTACAGTAACCGATTCTGAAAATGATAGCATGACAAGAACTGTTAATATTCTAAATGGTTTTGATGTTGCTTTGGCGATTGAAGAGAAAATCATTGAAGACCTAAAAATTTGGCCAATACCAAATAACGGAACGTTTTCAATTAGAATGAAAAGTGATTTCGACCAGTCAGAATTTAAATTGTTTGACGTTTTAGGAAAAGAGATTTCCAACGGAATTATTGAAGCCAATCAAGCTAACGAAATAAACGTTAGTTCAAAAGGTATTTTTGTTTTGAAGCTTATCGATTCAAAATCAAAACAAATATTACATACCCAAAAAATAATTGTTAAATAA
- a CDS encoding LamG domain-containing protein, whose product MAVGLSLLVACKHKQDESSQWLLADFLDKNSNSYKVIGTPQVIDSPYGKSVYFDGVDDAIFLEENPLKTYKEFTVEMIFNPAVDGDFEQRIVHMGEVSGDRMLLEIRAKDGQWYFDGFAASNDNKKALIDSTLTHPLGKWHHVAFVVKPNSLATYVNGKKELFEPYNFKPIQTGKTSFGVRLNKRSWFKGSIYKIKVTPKELAPTSFMDIGP is encoded by the coding sequence TTGGCTGTAGGCCTAAGTTTGCTCGTGGCATGTAAACATAAGCAGGACGAAAGTAGCCAATGGCTTCTAGCTGACTTTTTGGATAAAAACTCAAATAGTTACAAAGTTATCGGAACCCCCCAAGTTATAGATTCGCCTTACGGAAAATCTGTTTATTTTGATGGCGTTGATGATGCTATTTTTCTGGAAGAAAATCCTTTGAAAACTTATAAAGAGTTTACAGTAGAAATGATTTTTAACCCAGCTGTCGATGGTGATTTCGAACAACGCATAGTGCACATGGGCGAAGTGTCTGGCGATCGGATGTTGCTTGAAATAAGAGCAAAAGACGGGCAGTGGTACTTTGATGGTTTCGCAGCATCAAACGATAATAAAAAAGCATTGATCGATTCAACGTTAACGCACCCACTAGGCAAATGGCATCATGTCGCCTTTGTAGTAAAACCTAATAGTTTGGCTACCTATGTTAACGGAAAAAAAGAATTGTTTGAACCCTATAATTTTAAGCCCATCCAAACAGGAAAAACATCATTTGGTGTTCGGTTAAATAAACGATCTTGGTTTAAAGGAAGTATTTATAAAATAAAAGTAACTCCAAAGGAACTAGCGCCAACAAGTTTTATGGACATTGGGCCTTAA
- a CDS encoding pectate lyase, with protein sequence MKHMHHKLLLISLLLLGLNTESQNKTLKDAVLKTMQNATEFMVEEVSYNGGYVWYYMPDFSRQWGEMEAYKTMVWLQHPGTISMGHVFLDAYRATGNNYYYVAAEKAARAIIWGQSHEGGWNYMIDFAGDRSLRHWYDTIGKNGWRLEEFQHYYGNSTFDDDVTSDAARFLLRMYLEKMDPTYKPALDKAIQFILNSQYPNGGWPQRYPLRFDFEKQGFPDYTSFYTFNDDVIWENINFLTQCYLVLGEARFLKPIYKGMNFYKISQDSCGAWGQQINMEMKAASARTYEPEAFLPSATCENALLLIRFYKITGNKKFLEGVPKAIKWLEENMLPEEKREGHRTHPTFVDAKTNKPIYVHRKGSNVKYGRYYTDDDDKNLLAHYYGKAHVRLTELKYEYKKTLELTKEEVVADSPFTPKRFNFAETPQRYYNLNRHVNNFRVDESRVEEVINQLDDKNRWLTDRAYISNPYLGDGTKTDETDQYATTMVGDETDTSPYRSTTDQKYIATGTYIRNMKLLINYMNSN encoded by the coding sequence ATGAAGCACATGCACCATAAATTATTGCTTATTTCGCTATTGCTCTTAGGGCTAAATACCGAATCACAGAATAAAACCTTAAAAGATGCCGTTTTAAAAACCATGCAAAACGCTACTGAATTTATGGTGGAAGAAGTAAGCTATAACGGTGGTTATGTTTGGTACTACATGCCAGACTTCTCTCGTCAGTGGGGCGAAATGGAAGCTTACAAAACAATGGTGTGGTTGCAACATCCTGGAACCATTAGTATGGGCCACGTGTTTTTAGATGCTTACCGAGCCACAGGAAACAACTATTATTACGTAGCTGCCGAAAAAGCGGCTCGTGCCATTATTTGGGGGCAAAGTCATGAAGGCGGATGGAATTACATGATTGATTTTGCGGGCGATCGTTCGCTTAGGCATTGGTATGATACTATAGGAAAAAATGGTTGGCGACTTGAAGAGTTTCAGCATTATTATGGAAACTCAACTTTTGATGATGACGTTACTTCTGATGCTGCACGTTTTTTATTGCGTATGTATTTAGAAAAAATGGATCCGACATACAAACCAGCCTTAGATAAGGCCATTCAATTTATTCTAAATAGCCAATATCCAAATGGAGGTTGGCCACAACGCTATCCCTTGCGCTTCGATTTTGAAAAACAAGGCTTTCCAGATTATACATCCTTTTATACTTTTAATGACGATGTTATTTGGGAAAATATCAATTTCCTTACGCAATGTTACCTCGTGTTGGGAGAGGCGCGTTTTCTCAAACCTATCTATAAAGGAATGAATTTTTATAAGATTTCACAGGATAGTTGCGGGGCTTGGGGGCAACAGATTAATATGGAAATGAAAGCAGCTAGTGCTAGAACATATGAGCCCGAAGCTTTTTTGCCAAGTGCTACATGCGAAAATGCCTTGTTGTTAATTAGATTTTATAAGATAACTGGCAATAAAAAATTTCTTGAAGGTGTTCCAAAAGCTATAAAATGGTTGGAAGAAAACATGCTTCCGGAAGAAAAACGAGAAGGTCACAGAACACATCCAACATTTGTAGACGCCAAAACCAACAAGCCTATATATGTGCATAGAAAAGGATCTAATGTAAAATATGGGCGCTATTATACAGATGATGACGACAAAAATTTACTTGCCCATTATTATGGTAAGGCTCATGTGCGTTTAACCGAACTAAAATATGAATATAAAAAAACTCTAGAACTCACTAAGGAAGAGGTTGTTGCAGATTCGCCATTTACACCCAAAAGGTTTAACTTTGCAGAAACCCCACAGAGATATTACAATTTAAACAGACATGTCAATAATTTTAGGGTAGATGAATCTAGGGTGGAAGAGGTAATTAACCAGTTAGACGACAAAAATAGATGGCTCACAGACCGGGCATACATTAGTAATCCGTACCTTGGAGATGGGACGAAGACAGATGAAACCGATCAATACGCAACAACAATGGTTGGAGATGAAACCGATACATCACCTTACCGAAGTACAACAGATCAAAAATACATAGCAACAGGTACGTACATACGAAATATGAAACTGTTAATCAATTATATGAATTCGAATTAA
- a CDS encoding MaoC family dehydratase N-terminal domain-containing protein — MYFKSIFFEDYKLNDKRVTLGRTITETDFVMHAGHTGDFFPHHMDEEWCKTQPFGQRIAHGTMIFSIGIGLTASEINPEAFSKGYDRMRFVKPVHIGDTIHSEITISNKGDAKRPEMGTVTEHVEIINQKGEVVLVCDHLLLVKRKTK; from the coding sequence ATGTATTTTAAATCCATATTTTTCGAAGATTATAAATTAAACGATAAGCGAGTAACCTTAGGCAGAACTATTACAGAGACTGATTTTGTAATGCATGCCGGACATACTGGAGATTTTTTTCCACATCACATGGACGAAGAGTGGTGCAAAACCCAGCCTTTTGGACAGCGCATTGCGCATGGTACCATGATTTTTAGTATTGGGATTGGTTTAACGGCTTCGGAGATTAATCCTGAAGCATTTTCAAAAGGCTACGACCGCATGCGTTTTGTTAAGCCGGTACATATAGGTGATACCATTCATTCTGAAATTACCATTTCAAATAAAGGCGATGCCAAAAGGCCAGAAATGGGAACGGTAACCGAACATGTTGAAATTATAAACCAAAAAGGAGAAGTCGTTTTGGTTTGCGATCATTTACTACTTGTAAAACGCAAGACTAAATAA